DNA sequence from the Cohnella herbarum genome:
GAACTGCTCGTATTCCTGTGCCGGCTGGAGTTGTCCCGCAAGAAGACGGCTCCCGCAATCTCTCAACTAGCTAAAGTATTCGAATATATCGAGCGCCATTCCGATCGGCCGCTTACCCTATCCGAAGTCGCCGCCCTGCTTCACGTCAGCGTTAGTTACTTGCAACGAATGCTGAAACAGGCGACGGGGCAATCCTTCACGGAATACGTTCAGAACCTTCGCATAAGAAAATGCTGCGAGATGCTGCGGCAAACCCCGCTGCCCGTCAAGGAGATCGCCGCTAAAGCCGGTTACAGGGACTTGAAGTTTTTTCATGAATTGTTTCGGAAGAAGACGGGTCTGACGCCTCGGGCGTATCGAAGCTGCAGTCAATAGCGCAAAAAAAAGCCTTAGAGATCTCGCGATCTCCAAGGCTTCTTCCCCTTCTCTACGACTTCGCGTTAAGCAAAGATTCGTCTAAGCTCCCCTGAATACCAACTTTCCGAAACGATCGGAGATGTGATAATTCACTGCCCCTGTCGGGGACCACGCCTGATAATGCCGGGTTCCGTTTTCCTCGTCGTCGATGCGGAAAAAGTTGGCTCTCCACATCGTTCCGTTCGACGGGGGCTGCACGAAATTATCGAATGAAATCGTAAAAGTGTAAGTCCGCTTATTCTCGTTAACCTCGATTTTCGTTTCGAAGCCTTGCACTTCCCATTCTCGATTTATGTTAAAGCTGAGGGGATCATTGTCGTCTTTGTGATTAATCATCAGATCGCATACTACCCCGTTCGGGCTGACGACGAGTTCCATGTACCGCTTGCAATCTCCTTCTTCGTCGATGAACATTTCCACGACGTCTTGCTCCCACAGAGGATCTTTGCGATTCGTAAACTTAGAGATGCTATACGTATCCACGCACTCGAATCTTACGTATAGGGCATTTCGATCCCAACAAGCTTTCAAAATCGTTTCTTCCCGCACTGCCCCTCCGGTCTCGACGTCCACCAAATTAGCGCCTACGATGCTTCCCCACGCGGCATCCGAATAATTCACATATTCGCAAATATAAGTTCCGATTTCACCAAGCTTTGACATAAAGACCTCCATTGACTATGAATCTAACGATAATCCGATTATACCGTTAGTTCATGTCCGCTTCTAGCGGTCCTGCCAAATCTTTCAAATAAAACAGCTTGCCCGGCAAAGTCGGCATATAAGTCGAAGGCAACCATCTGTCCGGCCCATGGCGCAGCGTCGTCCAGAGCGACAAACCTTGCCACTGCATGCCGCGTCCCAACGCTCCGTCGCATCCGCCGATAATCCGATCGGATTGCAGAAACAATCCCGGTCCTATCGTGTTCGCGCGGCAAGGAACGAGAGTCGTCCGGCTCTTGAAACTGGTGATCGCGTTCTGCTCGATCGTTAGCGGATGCAGTTGCGCGCCGATGCGGTGAGTCTGCCCGCTCCACTCTTCGTCCGTCGCGAACTCCGCCCCGAAATGCGGTTCCCAGAACGCGATATGCATCATGCGCCCGATACCGAATACGGTGATAAGCTCGGCGCCTTCCGCCTTCAACGCCGCGATCTTCTCCGCGTAAGCCGGGAGCGTGGCTTTCGTCGCGAAATGACGCTGGTTCTCTGGCACTGTAAGCTTGCCGAGCGGGCCATAGAATGCCTGCTCCATCGCGTTCTGGAACGAACCCGGGTTATCGGAAGGCAGCGTGTTCCCTTCCCCGTCGCTCCATTCGTCCATGTTGAATCCGTAGACGTGCGAGCAATCGATATCCCATTCCTTCAGGAAGTAGACCGCCCACTTGTACATGCCCATCGGACCTACCGGCAGAATAAACGCGACTTTGCGGTTCGCTTGCTTGCTTCGTCGGATTTCCAGGGCGATCTCGTGGCCCATTTTCACGTCCAACTCTTGGACTTCGGCGCAAGGGATCGGTTGAAACCCGTCGTTCCAGAAAGATTGACGCTCTTCGATCGTCTCCGGCGAATTCGCGCAACAACGATCGATCTTCTCCATATCCCATCCCGCGGGATAGAAACCTTCGAGCAGGGAACCTTGTACGGTTTGATTAAAATTCATCTTAGCACTCTCCTATTCAGATGGATGTCGGTTACGGCAACAGTCTCTCCGTCGTTAAACGAGGCCATGCTTGGCATTGCTTGAAGCCCTCGGCGTAAGGTTTGCCGCATTGCAGCCCGCGGAATTTGGATACGGTCCGGACGAAATCGAGGAAGTCGATTCCATCGTGCTCGTATAGCCATTTGATCTGACTGGCATGGCAATCGTTCATTTGAATTTTCGTTTCGATATGGTCGCTGATATCCACGTATTCAGTAGGGAGAAAGCCGACTCCGGCGAGCGTGTCCATGTAATAGATGGGAGCGACTTTATGATGGGCCTCTTCGTTCGCATCCGCGCGATAATGAGGGACGGTGGCCGCGAAGCTGGCATCGAATACCGCGCGCGACACTTCCATGTGGTCCTTCATGTAGTCCTCGGGCGGATGTGTAATGATATAATCCGGTTTAACGCGCCGAATGACCTCGACCAGCTTGCAGATCAACTCGTCCTGGTCCGACTTCACGGCTAAATCCGGCACATCCAGACTTACGACTTCCGCGCCGATCAGAGCGCCGGCAGCCCGGGCCTCCAGCCTTCGGATATTTTTCAGTTCTTCAGGTTGAATAATCTTATGGCCTTTATTCCCGTTAGCCACATGTACCATCGTCACCTTATGCCCTTGCGCAGCCAACTTCGCCAGCGTCCCGCCGCAGCCGATCTCCAGATCGTCCGGATGACAACCTACCGCCAATACGTTCACAGAGATTCCTCCTATACTCTTTCATCCATATGACTCTCCCTTGAGTGTAAGCCATCCTTCCTTGCGGTTTCTTTAGCAAAAAGACCGCGAAACGTGGCAATAAGTCCGCAGTTTCGCCGCATCAACCGATAAAATAGGATATACGATCAAATGATCGATACAGACACATTTCCGATTCTCCCAAGCATTTTCTTCTTCACCAATAACCAATAGTATATATCTCATAAACGACCAAGAGGCAGGGATAGATCGAATGCGCGAAGAGATGCCGTTTTCTGAAATTTCCATCGAACAATGCATAGCCGGCACCGTCGTCCATCCTCCGGGTGGAACGTACGGACCGCGTTATTACCGGGAATTTCAATTGATTCTACTGCACTCGGGGTCCATGGAGGTGGATGTCGACGGCACTCATTATAGAGTGCGTCCGGGACAAGTCATGCTTTTGCTCCCCGGACAAACCGTGTATATTGCGTTCGATCCTTCGTGCCAAAGCTGGCATCGCTGGATCACGGCAAGCCCGAAAGACTACGGATCCGATATGCAAAATCGATTAAACGGGATGCCTTGCGTTCTACCGATATCGGAGCAAATGAACCGACTTGTCGATTTATCCGTTTTGCAACAACGGATAGATACCCCGGAGCATCGGAACGTACAGAACGCTCTCGGTCTGACGGCGATCCGATTGTATGCCGCGGAAAGCTTGGGAAGCGACGCTATTATCGCAAATCCCCTTATTCGAGAGGTCAAAACTTTCATACATGAAAACTATTCCGAGCCTTTAAGCATGAGGGAAGTCGCTGAACGCTTTAACGTTTCCGTCAGTCATCTCGCACGCGTCTTCAAGGAAAACGAAGGAGTAACGCTTATTCAGTATTTGTGGCATTATCGCGTGGAGCACAGTCTTGTCTTGTTGAGAACGACCGGTTTGTCCATCGGGGAGATCGCCGAACAATGCGGGTTCAAGTCGAGATACCACTATTCCAGAATGGTGAGAAGCTTAACCGGGAAATCCGCAAGCGAGATCCGAACCGTGCATTGGAGGAAATGAGGAAAAAATGAGGAGGAAATGAACATGGCCGATTCCATTAAAGAACAATTCGAGAAGCAAGGTTACGTTATTCTGAAAGAGCTATACACAATAGAGGAAACCAAAAAGCTGAAAGAGGAAGCCGCGGCGATTCTATCGAAGCACGAAGTCGATAAATCGGGGGTATTCCTCGGGCTGACCCCGGAAAGCACCCTATTTAAGGAGGCGGCGGTGACTCCCCGGTTGACTAACGCGTTAAAAGAGATCATCGGCCATTCGGTCGTGTTCTTGAACGACAAGCTGGTATTCAAAAACGCGAGCACCGATTTCGGATCGCCTTGGCATCAGGATTATTCGTATTGGCACGGAAGCCATAAATACTCGGTCTGGATCGCGCTTGACGATGCCGATCGGAAGAACGGTTGCTTAAAAATCGTGCCCGGATCGCATTTATCGACCGTCAACCATGACGGAAACGCGTCGGATAATCTGGGATTCACGAATCGTCTGGACGAAAAAGAGATCGATCAATCGCAAGTCGTGGATTTACCCGCCTCCAAAGGGGATGCCATCGTGTTCCACGATTTGCTGCTGCATGCCTCTTATCCCAATACGTCTGGCGCCGACCGGTGGGCTTTAATTTCCACCTACAAAGACGGAACCCAACCCGACCCCGATTACCCGTGGGCCAAAGCCGCCTTCGCTTTGTGAGGCAATGATTCGCGTTCGATTCGACAAAACACCGCTAGCACTACCCTTGAGGGGTTGTGCTAGCGGTGTTTGCCGTTAAGCCACAAGCCTTGTTTGTTGCATCTAGAGT
Encoded proteins:
- a CDS encoding PIG-L deacetylase family protein, whose product is MNVLAVGCHPDDLEIGCGGTLAKLAAQGHKVTMVHVANGNKGHKIIQPEELKNIRRLEARAAGALIGAEVVSLDVPDLAVKSDQDELICKLVEVIRRVKPDYIITHPPEDYMKDHMEVSRAVFDASFAATVPHYRADANEEAHHKVAPIYYMDTLAGVGFLPTEYVDISDHIETKIQMNDCHASQIKWLYEHDGIDFLDFVRTVSKFRGLQCGKPYAEGFKQCQAWPRLTTERLLP
- a CDS encoding glucosamine-6-phosphate isomerase, with amino-acid sequence MNFNQTVQGSLLEGFYPAGWDMEKIDRCCANSPETIEERQSFWNDGFQPIPCAEVQELDVKMGHEIALEIRRSKQANRKVAFILPVGPMGMYKWAVYFLKEWDIDCSHVYGFNMDEWSDGEGNTLPSDNPGSFQNAMEQAFYGPLGKLTVPENQRHFATKATLPAYAEKIAALKAEGAELITVFGIGRMMHIAFWEPHFGAEFATDEEWSGQTHRIGAQLHPLTIEQNAITSFKSRTTLVPCRANTIGPGLFLQSDRIIGGCDGALGRGMQWQGLSLWTTLRHGPDRWLPSTYMPTLPGKLFYLKDLAGPLEADMN
- a CDS encoding phytanoyl-CoA dioxygenase family protein: MADSIKEQFEKQGYVILKELYTIEETKKLKEEAAAILSKHEVDKSGVFLGLTPESTLFKEAAVTPRLTNALKEIIGHSVVFLNDKLVFKNASTDFGSPWHQDYSYWHGSHKYSVWIALDDADRKNGCLKIVPGSHLSTVNHDGNASDNLGFTNRLDEKEIDQSQVVDLPASKGDAIVFHDLLLHASYPNTSGADRWALISTYKDGTQPDPDYPWAKAAFAL
- a CDS encoding carbohydrate-binding family 9-like protein produces the protein MSKLGEIGTYICEYVNYSDAAWGSIVGANLVDVETGGAVREETILKACWDRNALYVRFECVDTYSISKFTNRKDPLWEQDVVEMFIDEEGDCKRYMELVVSPNGVVCDLMINHKDDNDPLSFNINREWEVQGFETKIEVNENKRTYTFTISFDNFVQPPSNGTMWRANFFRIDDEENGTRHYQAWSPTGAVNYHISDRFGKLVFRGA
- a CDS encoding helix-turn-helix transcriptional regulator, translating into MREEMPFSEISIEQCIAGTVVHPPGGTYGPRYYREFQLILLHSGSMEVDVDGTHYRVRPGQVMLLLPGQTVYIAFDPSCQSWHRWITASPKDYGSDMQNRLNGMPCVLPISEQMNRLVDLSVLQQRIDTPEHRNVQNALGLTAIRLYAAESLGSDAIIANPLIREVKTFIHENYSEPLSMREVAERFNVSVSHLARVFKENEGVTLIQYLWHYRVEHSLVLLRTTGLSIGEIAEQCGFKSRYHYSRMVRSLTGKSASEIRTVHWRK